One window from the genome of Garra rufa chromosome 1, GarRuf1.0, whole genome shotgun sequence encodes:
- the LOC141317911 gene encoding guanine nucleotide-binding protein G(o) subunit alpha-like, translating into MTYVTFTSTSVVHVELPFDLVEACLAAVQTCVNRRNEEKGSCIQTSRIGREPHVHRVLILGTPESGKSTLIKQMKIIYSHGFTKQELISFKPAVLDNLLTSMKFVLHGMGMLRINLSNKKNQAHACAILSCECCIGEDMELLPFVAHSFCSLWGDLGIRAAVTRGHEFQLNDSALYFFENISRIIAPNYIPTKTDVLRVRVRTHGVIETQFRVNNSLYRLYDVGAHCSERKKWYSYFDNVQAVLFMVALSGYDQNLDENHSKNRLHESLEYFRSTCNSAFFRGASLVLFMNKIDLFGEKILYSGRHLRLYQPDFKGPDHDVSCAAQYLTHQFVECATTSGKMVYSHFTNATDPSSVHDAFQLTMSTIVKHNLQTVSLL; encoded by the exons ATGACCTATGTGACCTTTACTTCCACAT CAGTAGTTCATGTAGAGTTGCCATTTGATCTTGTGGAGGCATGTCTCGCGGCCGTGCAGACGTGTGTGAATCGGCGAAATGAAGAGAAAGGATCCTGCATTCAGACTTCTCGAATTGGGCGCGAGCCGCACGTGCACAGAGTCCTTATACTGG GTACACCAGAGAGTGGCAAAAGCACATTAATCAAACAGATGAAGATAATCTACAGCCATGGCTTTACAAAACAAGAACTCATCAGCTTCAAG CCTGCTGTGTTGGATAATCTGTTGACATCTATGAAGTTTGTGCTGCATGGCATGGGAATGCTGCGCATTAATCTGTCTAACAAGAAGAACCAG GCCCATGCATGTGCCATTCTGTCATGTGAGTGTTGCATAGGAGAGGATATGGAGCTGCTGCCATTTGTGGCTCATTCGTTCTGTAGTCTGTGGGGTGATCTGGGCATCCGGGCGGCAGTGACTAGAGGCCACGAGTTCCAGCTCAATGATTCTGCACTATA TTTTTTTGAGAACATAAGTCGTATCATCGCACCAAACTACATCCCCACTAAAACAGATGTTCTCAGAGTGCGAGTAAGGACCCACGGTGTTATTGAAACCCAGTTCAGAGTCAACAACTCACTGTACAG GCTATATGATGTGGGTGCTCATTgttcagaaagaaagaaatggtACAGTTATTTCGACAATGTCCAGGCAGTGCTGTTTATGGTGGCTCTTAGTGGGTATGATCAAAACCTTGATGAAAACCATTCCAAG AACCGTCTCCATGAAAGCCTTGAGTACTTCAGATCCACATGTAACAGTGCATTTTTCAGAGGAGCTTCACTG GTTTTATTTATGAACAAAATTGATCTGTTTGGTGAGAAAATACTGTATTCTGGGAGACACCTGCGACTTTATCAGCCAGACTTCAAAG GTCCTGACCATGATGTgagttgtgctgctcaatatttgaCTCATCAGTTTgtggaatgtgctaccacctcagGCAAGATGGTGTACTCCCACTTCACCAATGCCACAGACCCCTCCAGCGTACATGACGCCTTCCAGCTCACCATGAGCACTATTGTTAAACACAACTTGCAAACAGTCTCACTTCTCtaa